DNA from Dama dama isolate Ldn47 chromosome 5, ASM3311817v1, whole genome shotgun sequence:
TCGCTGGCAAAGGGAGGAACTGGCTCCTTTCTCGCAGTGATGCTGTCCGTATCAGCTGAGATAATTGCTGTGAATCACTTGGAATGCGCTGGGCAGATGTTCCCTGTTGTTATGACTATCACTATTACAATTAATCATAATAATTAGCCGGCGTGTTCTTAGACCGATTGGCCCATTAGATAGTTAACTGCCACCACATAGCAGGCTGTGCCTCGAGGGATAGGGAAGTATCTTTCCAGAGAGAGGGCCCTCCAGGCCTCAACCAGGGCCCTCTGAGGGTCTCCCAGGGTCAGAGCCAGGAACACATCAGAGACAGGAATTGGACGGAGAGCCCAGGAAGATGTGGGGAGCCCAGCCTTGCCTGTTCCCAGGCAAGTCTCTCCTGCATCCCCACGCCAGCCTCACCTCCTCGTGGTTCTTCCGGAGGTAGGCCAGCTCCTCCTTGAGGTTCTCAATCTGCATCTCCAGGTCGGCTCTGGCCAGGGTCAGCTCGTCCAGCACTCTGCGTAGGCCGTTGATGTCGGCCTCCACGCTCATGCGCAGGTTCAGTTCCGTCTCATACCTGCAGTGAGGGGAAGCATGAGGCATGGAGTGCCCCGAGGACACCCTCATACACACAGAGAGCTCTGTGGGGTGCAGAGCCGGACCACACCAGCCCCCTGAGCCGCCTGGGAGGCCCCAACTCACTTGGTGCGGAAGTCATCAGCTGCCAGGCGGGCATTATCGATCTGCAGCACCAAGTTGGCGTTGTCAATGGTGGCCGCCAGGATCTAGGGAACATGGTGGGGCTGGTGAGCAAGCACCCTTGGCAGCCCTGGGAAGGCCTTTCAACACCCCTCTGACAACCCTTTGGATAGTGAGCTGGAGTGAGCGAGGTGAGGGCCCCTGTGGTCTCCTCACGAGGAGAGAGGGCATGATACCCAGGTATGGATACCATGATGCCAGTAGAAAGACCCATATGCAATCCTCTCCCACCATGGGAATCACTGCCCAAGCTGCCTGGACCTCACTCCATCTTCCCCAACTAAACTCACCTCTGGGCTCAgttgccacctcctccaggaagccctcttccATTCCCTGTCTGAGTCCTTCCTCCCCATCATTCCTCCCCTCGGTCCATCTCTCTTACATGGTACTTCTCACAAGTGCAGTTTTTTCCATGacttttttatgtgtatttttcttctcttccactgGTCTCTGTGCTCCAGAAAAACATGGCCTGGTCTCACGCCTGTCTCATTCTGTTTGGAATCCCCAGACCtgggcacagtgcctggcccagagtCAGCCCCCAGGAAACATTAATTTAATTAAACAATTAACGAAATGGTTATTAAAGCTATGATGGGTCCCACATCAAACCTTAGGCCAAGGTTTTCTTTTCCCACAGGGTCAGCTGGGAGGTTCAAACGACCACAGGGAAAGGGAGAGACTCCGGAAGGAGCAGAGGGTTCGTTATTATTACTGCCGCTGTCATTATTGGTGTGAGAACACCTGAGAGGCTCCCTTCAAGGgccgtgggggagggggagggggaggccccTGCACGCTGCCgggagaagcagagaggaagtCTTGGCAGATGAGCTGGGTAGACTCTGGATTTTTTTAAGACTGAGGGTTCACGTGCACAAGCTCTAAGAGGGGGCAGCCCCAGGAAACTCAGCCTGGACCTCAGAGCCCACTCGAGGCCCTAAGTTCTGTAAAGACTCCCTGGGTCAGGCTCCATTTCCAGACTGAACCCAAGAGCCAGTTTGAACTGGCCCCAGGGCCTCAGTGGGCCCGTCTACAGCCTGCAGActtgccccacctcccacctcccggTCAGGAGGCTGATGGGGCCCAGCGAGGGGGTGGTGGTGAAAACCGCCGAGGGGCAGTGACTCAGCGGCCTGGTGCGCGGCGCGCTGGGGTCTGGCGGTGAGGAGCTGGCTGACCCCGGAGCTCGGGAACACTGACTCACCAGGGCTCCCCTGGGTTCCCCGCTGCCCAGACCAAGGCCGGTATCTGGCCTGGCACTCCCATCGGTGCGGCTTCCAGGGGGCAACTGCAGGAGTTCGCTTCCTGGCCTGGGTCCCTGGCAGGAACCGGCAAAGCCCCTCACAGGGCCACAGGCCTGGTTCTCCACCAGGAAACAGAGCGGGCTGAGCCCAGGCCAGCCAGCCCCTAGCCTAGCTCTCCTCAAGCCTGGCTCTTGAACCTCTTTGacctctctcctgcctctggaaACTGCAGCCCTTTAGGTCCTTCCAGCGAGAAGGTTTGTGCAAAAGACCCAGGTGCGACATTTACAGAATGCCAAGGTCACGAGTTCATAGAGATCAGATCAGAGTGTGTGTGCTGCCTCTTCCATCAGACTAAGTTAGAGAAATTTCTCTCCTTGAGAGCTTCCAGTCTAAGTAGGAAGACACAGCTCCTTTTCTCAGGGACCACCCCGCCCTGCTCTGAGAACTCTGCAAGGAAAGACAGCATCTGCCCTTAGGGAACCCTGGCGTGAACATCGTGGAAGGAATGAGGAAGACCCACAACGAAAACAGCTGGGAGAATATGTCAAACTCAGTGAAATCAGCACAATGAACACAGTATAGACTGAACCTCAAAGTACAGAAAGGACCCCAAGATCTGAGGACAAAAGGCAAGTGCCATCCATCCAGGAggactgcctggaggaggtgaggcAGGTAGCAGGGGAGCAAACTCAGAGGGGAATGGAATAGTGAGAAGGAGACTTCCAGCCTCATCTCCCAGCAGCCACACCAAACTCGTTCTCACTTCTATGCCTTTGTCCACACTGATCTCTATACCTGGAATGTCTTCTGCTGCCCTCAAGGTTTTGAAGACTTCCCTGACCATGCCTCCAACACCCACACCAAATACCCTCCCCCAGGAAGAAGGAACTCCAAACAGCCTCCCTTCGTGGGATGCCCTCCAGGCCGGGGGACCAGATCTGGGTTCCAGGGCAAGTGagagaatgagtgaatgaatggatgaatgatggAAACCTAGGCTGGAGGAGAGATGTTGGCAAAGGTCCAAAGTTGGGATGCATGAGTCGGAAGTAGATACTGAGGACAGAGGGCAGGGAGTGCCCACCTTGGTCCGAAGCTCCTCGATGGTCTTGAAGTAGTGGCTGTAGTCTCGGGCTGGCCCAGGTCCCTGCTTCTTGTACCAGTCGTGGATCTTCACCTCCAGGTCGGCATTGGCCTCCTCCAGGGCGCGCACCTTGTCCAGGTAGGAGGCCAGGCGGTCGTTGAGGTTCTGCATGGTCTCCTTCTCACTGCCTCCCAGCAAGTTGTCGGCCATGCCAAAGCTGGAGCCGAAGCCCCCGCCCAGGTTGCAGGTGTAGCCCCCACCATAGCCGCCCCCCAAGCCCATGGAGAAGCGGGACGAGGACATGGACATATTGCCGGAGCTGCCAACTCCCAGGAGGCTGGGGGCCCGGCAAGCACCCCCAACACGGATGGAAGACATCCGAGAGAAACCCCCGCTGGGCATACACAGGCCCTTGACAGAGCCAGAGGTGGAAAACTGGCGGATGCTGCTGGTGGTGGCTGCCATGACATCCACAAGTCAAGCGCAGGGTCTGGTCTGGACAGAGACCCCAGATAGCCCTTTATAACCAGGCTAACGGGGGGCTGGGCCCCTGGCCCTTGAAGTCGGAGCCAAAACCCCAGCTGTGTAATTTGCTTCTGTACAAGCCGCCTAGGGCCTGGGGCTCAGGCTGGACACCCTGAGTGCTTCCCcgggccccctcccctgcccaagCCTGGCCTGGGCACGATGGCCTCTTAGCCGCCATTGTCTATTAGAAACAAAGGTGGTGTTGGAGCCGCAGCCCCGGGGGTAGGGTGATCCTGTATCCTCAACCGCAATTAGGCAGCTGAGCTCATTCTTGGGGGAGTCCGGAGAACCCAACCCTGGGAGCCAGAAAGGGCCTGGGACAAGGCTCCACAGGCCCGGAGCCTGGGGCTGCTCTGGCCCCCCACCCAGCATTCTTGGATTCCAGGGAGAGGGTGGAGAGATCCAGGGGGACACCCTCCCCCACTCCTTACAGTGGGAGCGAGTCAGCCTCTGACCTAGGGGAGCCCCCAGGTCTCCTGGGATTACTTCCAGCCTGTGCGGGAGACACAGTTCCTGGCCAGGGGCTGCCCTACCTGAGAGGAACAGTCACAGCTGCTGACCTGAGGGAACCCTGGATCCAAGCCTTTCAGGAAGTCAGTTCACTGCCTCGGttgcctcatttgcaaaatggggtAACTCCTGCCTCCTAGGGTCTTTGCGGGAATGAGTCAAGCAGGGGCCGAGGGAGAGAGGGAATCCGAGAGTTGGTTAGGGTGACCGCCCCTGCTCACCCTACCAGTACCTACGGAAAGACGCCCCCCAAGGGCCCCCAGAGGAGTTGCTGAGCGCAGGAGAGGCAGGACCTGCCAGGCGGCCGCACCCTGGGGAAGGGCAGCCCCTGCAAGGAAAAAACACAAGCCCACATCCTGGCGACTGGCACCCGCCCGCTCCCAGCCTGGAGATTAGCGGCCTAATCTCGGCGGTGCTAATGATTTAGGCGCTGCCAGGACCCTGGCATCTGTGTCTGCACGGGGCCTGTCTGAATGAGAAGCTTccaggggtggagggaggcaCGTGGGTGGCCTGGGCTCTGGGCCCACACACATGGGGACAGGGAGGGAGTCCGGGTTTCATGCAGATCAGAGCTGGTATGCTGAGGTCAGACTGCTGGAAGGACTTCCTGCCTAGAAAGTGGGTGGCCTCGCACGCAAGGGTGTCTCCTTGTTGGAAAGTGGGGACTGCACGGGCTACCAAGAGGGGACAACCAGAGTTTATTCTGCTCCCACCCCAACTGTAAAGTCTGAGGGTTCCTGGGTGTGGGGAGCAGGGTCTCAAGGTCAAGATTAGGGGGCAAGGTCAGAACACCAGGGCTCTTCCACAATATCTGGGAGGACTTCCTGCTACTCCAGGACAGTCTGGGGGAGGGAACAAACAGAACCTGGGGTCACCTGAGTGGCTCAGAGGCCACCCTTGCACCAGCCACTCACccccacagagaaagagcttccCCTCCTCGCTGGAGCCACCCTCCAGGAACCAGCCCCCAACCCCCACACCAGCAGCTGACTGCCCTCCTCTGTCCAGACAGGCCTCCCTCAGTTCAAAGAAGTGCATATGAAGCAGAGCCAGAAGCCTGGAGAGAGGACCAGGCCACAAGGCACCCACCACCCACGCCCTGCCTCTCCAGAGCCTGCATCCCATCTCCAAAGTACCCAGACGTCCATCTTGAAGCCCAGTTTGAAGGGACAGAGAGTTTCCTAAACTTTTCTCAAAGATCACCAAGGCCCCACCATCACCCCGTCACTCTACCCTTTCCTCTGCTGACATCAGGCTATGCGCCAAGGGCAGGGCCTAGGTTTCCCCACACCAGTGACTCCCAGTCCCTGTGCCTCTGGCCTTTGGAGACTCTGCCACCTCTGGAGCCCCCCTCCACTTCTGTGCCCACCTCAGCCCAGAAAGGCCTCACTTGCAGAAGGACAGGCCCAGCTCAGCCCCTCTCCCCAGGTGGAGGGGCGGAGACAGACCCCAGGAAGGCCTCCCTGGCTCTCTGGAGAGTGTGGCCATCCTTGGAAGGCCTAAGAAGACCCAGACATGCTTCCTTCACAGCTCCAGACAGCCCTTGCCGGATCTCCCCAACGACGCCGTGAGGAAGCCAAGGCCCAGGGTTTCTGAGCAGCCAGCAGGCAGTGGGCAGGGCAGCCGGGCCTGAAGCCAGGGCCCGAGCAGTGCACGCTCTCCGTgccagggaaggaagggaggcctggcaggagCCAAGGTCCTCTCGGCCATGACTCCTCCTGCCCAGGCCTGTCCTCCACCCCCAGCAGGGAGAGGCCTCTGGCAGCCGGAGGGGCAGCGCCaggcccacaccccctgcagctgTCAGCAGCTTGGCCCAGAGGAGGAAGAGGTTGGGAAAAGGAGGAGGCAATCCAGCCCCAGAGGCCACTGGGAGTCCAGCAGAGCAGGGAGGAGACAGGAGGAAGAGACCCCGGGGAGACAGCTGAATCCCCCCAGGGTCCCCACGCCAGCCCCGGGCTTGACCAAACCTACAGGCCCTGGGTCTCCTCTCCAGAGGTTGCTGAAGAGCCAGCGCATTCTCAGCATGAGTAGAACAGGCCTGTCTCAGACTTGAGCAGGACTAGGGTATTCGGGGAGGGCCCCTGGGACTACACCCACCCTATGGTGTTGACGGCAGGTGCAAGGTGATCTGGGGGCCCCATATGCAGTTGATGCTCAACAGATGCATATCAGGACTTCACTAATGGTCCAGTggtccacctgccaacgcagggggcacaggcgcgatccctggtctgggaactaagatcccacattgttgctgttgttcagttgctaagttgtatccaactctatGCCACGGGGCAACGAAGCCAGAACAACCCAGCTACTGAGGtcgagctctagagcctgtgctctgcaacaagagaagccaccgcaatgagaagcccatggaccGTAACTGgggagtagcccccactggccacaaccagagaaaacctgAGCGTGGCAAtgaagatgcagcacagccaaaaataaattttaaaaatacacatatttttattaaaaaatagatgCATGTTGATGTTGACAAACATCTTGCCACATCAGCCCAACTGACCTTGGCTCCTGCAGGCCCCCCAAGCATTAACTGTCACCCTCCTAGGGCAGTGCCCACCCCACCCAGAACCCAGGACACAGCATGTATGCCTCAGGTGCTTTCTAAGTGTTCGTTGTTAGGAACTAGGACCCTGGACCATGACTAGGGTGGAAGACAGGGACCCAGGAAGGGACTATTAGGGCTACCTACCCTCCCTCCAAGGAAAGAGTCCATATCAGGTGATGCTGGGGAAGTGAGAGGCCCAGGATGGGGGCGTGGGCTCCCAACTGGGACCTTGGCTTGACTGATGAAGAGAACACCCCAAAACCTTGAGGGTTCTCAAAGACCTGGACCCTACCCCCAGAGCCCGGCCACCAGGGCCTGTCAGCTTGTTTCCTCATAGACACTGAGCCCCTCTCAGCTGCAGGGACCTCGCCCAGGATGGGCTACAGAGGGTCACCAAGGACGCCCTACCCCTCACCTCACCCtgagcacccccacccctggccaggAAGGGCACCCTGGCCCGCTGTGCTTGCCCGCAGGTGGAATCCTCTTCTCCTAGTCTGTTTCCTCAGCCTCTCTCCTGAGGCCCCAGGGCCGCCCTGCCCAGATCCACCCTGTAATGATTTGTGTCTGGCTCCAAAGAAGGCCCCACCCTCTGCCTCCCCAGCGGCCATGGGAGATGCGAACAATCTGGGCCCTCAGGAGGCATCCAATTAGGACAGTCAGAGGCAGGGGGTTCCTCCAgtgcccccacacacaccaggggCTCCCAGGGGCTCCCTTCCCCCATGACTGGTTTCCAGGAAACATGCTCCCAGGGTGGACCCAAGTTGGGACTCAGCCACCCGGGATACCGCGCCTTTCCAGGCAAAGCCACATCAGCTGTCCAGGGCCCCGTCCCAGCAAGGGCCCAGAGGCCTCAGCGCCCAGAGCAGGAGGAGAGCACTAGGGAGGCCCCGAACCAGCGGGAATGGATGGGGAGGAGGTCCGGGAAGGGGAGCCAGAGGCGGGCACAGGAGGGAAAGGACCAgcttctcccctctgcccccCTTTCTCTCCCCATCCACCCCTCCCCTTCCTTGGCCTGAGGTAGCTAGGGGGGAGGATGAGAAGTCAACAGGTCGGGGGGTCCCCTTTCAAGCCTGGGGCTCATCCCCTCCCTGCTTTGCCCTGAAGGCTGAAGGGGACCTGAGGGCCTGCAGGAACCAACTCAGAAACCCCCAAGGGGCTCCAGACTGCCCATCCTGAAGACCCCAGCCTCCCAGGCCCCCGGGCCCTGCCCCACCTGCCCACTCGACTTTCCATGCCCTGCAAGGCTGGTTGCTCCTGGATTAATTCACCCTCACCGGTCCCTGCTCTTCAACACTCTCAAGTGATTTCCTCCAGGGTATGTGTGGCCCAGGTTCCCTGAGAAAGGGGCTTCATCTCCCCCATCAGAGTGGACGCTTCCTAGGGTAAACGTTCTGTCTCCCCACTCAGACTGGGAGCTCGCTCGGGGTGGGCGCTGTGTCCCCCCATGTGATGCTCTGAGCTTGGTGcatctccttcctcccacctaACACCACCGGCGGGAAGGGGGTCTCTCGGGTCTTTGATCACCTGTACTACGTGCatcctcagttgctcagtcatatccgactctttgcaaccccaggaactacagcccaccaggcttctctgttcatgggattctccaagcaagaatactggagtgggttaccatttcctcctccccgcctccaggggttcttcccaacccagggatcgaacccacgtctcctgcctctagttccttggcaggcagattctttaccactgcgcctccTCTGATCACCCATCCCACCACAAGATGATCCACATGCCTGACCAACAAGAAAAGAGGGGAGCACACCTGTGCAGAGGCCTGGGCCCCATGGAATACTCTGTCCCACATGAGGCCCCCCAGCTGCTCCTCCCCTTTAAAACCTGCCCCAAGCCGGCAGCTTCACAGCCCCCTGGTCCTGCCTCTACTCCAAAACCCAGGCCCTGGGCTTGTTGTTCAACATTTCAGGTGTGATTCACTTTCTCCAGTAAGGTTCTGTTGGGGAGGAATCACAGCCCCTAATCTTCTCAACCCCCACGATCACTATTCCGCCCGTTACGGAAAGAGCTCGTTCGGGAGGCCAACTCCAAGAGCCTGGATCGATGCAGACTCTGCTGTGGACAAGTCACAACCCTTCTCTcagcctcatctgcaaaatgaggctACTTGGTTTCCATGACAAACTCTTCATGAGGCTGACATGAGACAGCGGCTGGCCTCAGGCCTTGTGCACATTTGGGATTTGGAAGGATCAGCGACTCCCAAGCTGGCTGGGTGAAGGCTCCCAGGGTGAGAGGTAACCCTTCCCTCTGCTAGGCAGATGTCCCCGtcctaacctccagaactgtgtaccttatatggcaaaagggactttgcaggtgtgattaagttaaggaattTGCATTCCTTAACTGGAATTTTCTGGATTTTCTGGTTGAGCCCAATATAAGCACATGCAtgagtgctaaatcacttcagtcatgtccaactctttgcgatcccatggaccatagcccgccaggcccctctgtccatgggatttcccaagcaagaataccggagtgggttaccatttcctacttcaggtggtcttccctgactcagggatcaaacccgtgtgtcttacatctcctgcatttgcaggtgggttctttaccactagcagcacctgggaagagTCCTTaaatggggtgggggcggggagaaaGCTCAGAGTTGGAGAAGGTAATGTGACAACAGAAACGGAGGTCAGAGTGAAGAAGCCATGAGTGAAGGAACGTAAGCAGACTCTAGAAGCAGAAAAGGCAAGGAACAGTTCTCCCTCAGTGCCTCCAGAAGGGGTTCAGCCCTGCTGACAGCTTGATTTAACCTTGCAAGATGCACTTCAGACCTCAGACTTCCAGAATTGTAAGATACTGTGAGTGTTGCTTTaagctcctcagttcagttcagttcagttcagtcgctcagtcgtgtccaactctgtgaccccatgaatcgcagcacatcaggcctccctgtccatcaccaactcccggagtttactcaaactcatgcccattgagtcagtaatgccatccagccatctcatcctctgtcttccccttctcctcctgcctccagtccctccaagcatcagggtcttgtccaatgagtcaactcttcgcatgaggtggccaaagtattggagtttcagcttcagcatcagttggtgcaatgaacacccaggactgatctcctttaggatggactggctggatctccttgcagtccaagggactctcaagagtcttccccaacaccacagttcaaaagcatcaattcttcggcactcagctttcttcacagtccaactctcacatccatacatgaccactggaaaaaccatagccttgaccagacagacctttgttggcaaagtaatgtctctgctttttaatatgttatctaggttggtcataactttccttccaaggagtaagcatcttttaatttcatggctgcagtcaccatccacagtgattttggagcccaaaaaaataaagtctgacactgtttccactgtttccccatctatttcccatgaagtgatgggaccagatgccatgatcttaagttttctgaatgttgagcttcaagccaacttttcactctcctctttcaccttcatcaagaggctttttagttcctcttcactttctgccataagggtggtgtcatctgcatatctgaggttattgatatttctcccagcaatcttgattccagcttgtgcttcttccggcccagcgtttctcgtgatgtactctgcatataagttaaaaaagcagggtgacaatatacagccttgacgtactccttttcctatttggaaccagtctgttgttccatgtccagttctgactgttgcttcctgacctgcatacaggtttctcaagaggcaggtcaggtggtctagtattcccatctctttcagaattttccacagttcattgtgatccacacagtcaaaggctttggcatagtcaataaagcagaaatagatgtttttctggaactctcttgcttttttgatgatccagtagatgttggcaatttgatctctggttcctctgccttttctaaaaccagcttgaacatctggaacttcacagttcacgtattattTAAGCCCCTAAAGTTGTCATTTGGcacgtccctggtggcccagctgagccacaggggaagtccctcgtggctcagctgggccaccagggacatGCCAAACGACAActttagagagaaggaaatggcaacccactccagtactcttgcctggaaagtcccacggacagaggagcctggtaggctacagtccatggggttgcaaagagtcggacacaactgagcgacttcactttcactttggtggcccagcagttgagaatctgcctgccaatgcaggagacacaggatcgatccctgatccaggaggattctacatgtcacagggcaactaagctcatgcgccacaaccactgaagcccaacACCCTAAAGCCCATGTTTTGCAGCAAGAGAtgccaccacaatgagatgcccatgcaccacaacgaagagtagcccccactcgccacaactagagaaagcccgggcATGGCAACCAAGACCAGTGcagctgaaaataaaataaataaataatcattttaaaaataaagctgtagtatggcaaaaaacactacaatattgcaaagtaattagcttccaattaaaataaattaatttacaaaaataaaataagattaaaaaagtagcaaaaaaataaaataaagctgtaaTTTTTTCCAAcaacaataggaaactaatacactcCCCCTCACCTATTCTAGCACCAGAATGCTAGCCGATGTCACTCATATTAGAATCATTAATATTTGGAGGTAGATCTGCTCCCCTTCTAGAATTACAATCCTTTACAGCCAAATGAGGGCTTCCCCAGgagctcagcagtaaaagaatctgcctgcaatgtaggaaacgcagaagactcgagtttgatccctgagtggagaagatcccctgagaagagcatggcaacccactccagtattcctgcctggagaatcccatggacggaggagcctggcgggctaccgtcacaaagagtcagatacaactgaagcgactgagcatgcacgcacagccAAAAGACAGCTTCTGTTCATCTCTGAACCCACTCTAAGGTCTAACTTGGCACTTCATGCACAGGAAGTGCCCAATCGATGCTGGCTTGCTGGATGCAGACAGCAAGTGCCCGATGCTGGGCTCTTCCTCAGCACCCATTCATCGCATCCATGGTGGGGCCGTCCCTGGGCAGGGTGCCAAGAACTCTGCACTGAGTCAGCTGAGCCCTGCCCTTAATGAGCACAGGCAGGTAAGCAAGAGATGGACACGCGGTCCAT
Protein-coding regions in this window:
- the LOC133056104 gene encoding keratin, type I cytoskeletal 42, which encodes MSMSSSRFSMGLGGGYGGGYTCNLGGGFGSSFGMADNLLGGSEKETMQNLNDRLASYLDKVRALEEANADLEVKIHDWYKKQGPGPARDYSHYFKTIEELRTKILAATIDNANLVLQIDNARLAADDFRTKYETELNLRMSVEADINGLRRVLDELTLARADLEMQIENLKEELAYLRKNHEEEMNALRGQVGGDVNVEMDAAPGVDLSRILNEMRDQYEKMAEKNRKDAEDWFFSKTEELNREVATNTEALQSSRTEITELRRMVQNLEIELQSQLSMKASLEGSLAETEARYGAQLTQMQGLISSIEAQLSELRCDMERQNHEYQVLLDVKTRLEQEIATYRRLLEGEDAQ